One Streptomyces sp. 840.1 genomic window, CCGTCCATCCGCAGCGTGCCCGCCTCCAGCCAGATCGCCCGGTCACAGGTCTCGGTGATCGACTTGTTGTGGTGGCTGACCAGGAAGACCGTGCCGGCCTGCTCGCGCAGTTCGATGATCCGGTCCTTGCTACGGCGCTGGAACTTGGCGTCGCCGGTGGACAGCGCCTCGTCGATCAGCAGGACGTCGTGGTTCTTGGCGGCGGCGATCGAGAAGCGCAGCCGGGCGCCCATGCCGGAGGAGTAGGTGCGCATCGGCAGGGTGATGAAGTCGCCCTTCTCGTTGATGCCGGAGAACTCGACGATCTCCTCGTAGCGCTCGCGGATCTCGGCGCGGGTCATGCCCATCGCGAGGCCGCCGAGCACGACGTTGCGCTCGCCGGTCAGATCGCTCATGAGCGCGGCGTTCACCCCGAGCAGCGAGGGCTGGCCCTGCGTGTGGACGCGTCCCCTGGTGGCGGGCAGCAGACCGGCGATGGCCTTCAGCAGCGTCGACTTCCCCGAGCCGTTGGAGCCGATCAGCCCGATCGCCTCCCCCTTGTACGCGGCGAAGCTGACCCCCTTCACGGCGTGCACCTCCCGCACCCCGGGGGACTGCCGGCGCGAGGCGAGCCGGCTGAGGGCGGAGGTGGCGCTGCCCTTGCCGGCGCGGGCGCCGTTGACCTTGTACGTGATGTGGACGTCGTCGACGACGACCGTCGGTACTCCGGGCGAAGTGCTGTCAGCCACGTCCGTAACTCTCCTCGGCCTGCCAGAAGTAGATGAATCCGCCGACGCCGCACACCAGTGCCCAGCCGGTGGCGATGAGCCACACGTGCGGGGGCAGCTGTCCGCCGTCGAAGCTGTCGATGAGGGCGAACCGCATCAGGTCGATGAAGACGGCGGCCGGATTGATCTCCAGCGCCAGCTTCACCGCGTGCGGCACCCGGTCGCCCTGGAGCATCGTGCCGATGCTCCACATGACGCCCGACGCGTACATCCAGGTGCGCAGGATGAACGGGGTCAGCTGGGCGATGTCCGGGGTGCGCGCGGCGAGGCGGGCCATGACCATCGAGATGCCGGTGTTGAAGACGGCCTGCAGGGCCAGGGCCGGCAGGGCCAGCAGCCAGGAGGGCTGCGGGTACTGGCCGAACACCAGGAGGATCACCACCAGCGCGCCCAGTGAGAAGACCAGCTGCTGGAGCTGTTGCAGGGCCAGTGCGACCGGCAGTGAGGCGCGCGGGAAGTGCAGGGCACGTACGAGCCCGATGTTGCCGCTGATCGCGCGGGTGCCCGCGGTGATCGAGCTGCTGGTGAAGGTCCAGATGAAGACGCCGGTGACCAGGAACGGTACGTAGTCCGGGACGCCGTGCTTCGTCTTCATCAGGACGCCGAAGATGAAGTAGTAGACCGTCGCGTTGAGCAGCGGGGTCATGATCTGCCAGATCTGGCCGAGCTTCGCCTGGCTGTACTGGGCGGTCAGCTTGGCGGTGGCGAACGCCGTGATGAAGTGCCGCCGCCCCCACAGCTGTCGTACGTACGCGGGAAGGGCCGGCCGGGCCCCGCTCACGGTCAGCCCGTGCCGGGCGGCCAGGGCTGCGAGCTCTCCCGGCGCGTACACGGGAGGGGACGTGGCCGGCGGGGTGACCACCGTCGTCGCCGGGGCCGCCGGGGCTGTTGTCTGGCTCACCACGATCGCTTTCGTCGAGGGGCGGGAACACACACGAGCGACGGGACGGGACCGTATCGTCGCAACGCCGAGGGTAGGACGTCAGTACGTCGCAACGCAACCGTTTCGTCGTGACGGTCTATGATTCTGGCCATGACCACCGACCCCGGAAGCCGCCGCCGTGCCCCCGCCGGAGCCGCCGTGCTGCGCGAGGACGTCACCGATGCGATCCGCAGCGCGGTCTTCGAGGAGCTGGCCTCGGTCGGCTTCGCCCGGATGTCCATCGAGGGCATCGCCCGCCGCGCCGGCGTCGGCAAGACCGCGGTCTACCGTCGCTGGAAGTCCAAGCTGCACCTGGTCCTCGACCTGGTCTCCGCCGTCGCCGTGCAGGGCATGCCCGCCCCGGCCACCGGCTCGCTGTACGGAGACGTGCGCGCCGTGCTCGAACTGGCCGCCTACGCCCTGCGCCACCCGCTCGCCTCCCAGGTCATCCCGGACCTGCTCGTCGAGGCGGCCCGGAACCCGGAGATCTCCGACACCATCAAGGCCGCGCTCCTGGACCCGCAGCTGGGCATCGCCGCCGTCGTCGTACGGGACGCCGTGGCGCGCGGGGAACTGCCGGAGGGCAGCGACCCCGACCGCGCCCTCGACCTGATCGTCGGCCCGCTCTACTGGCGCCTCGCGGTGGTCCGGGGCGAGCTGCCGCCGGGGTACCTGGACGACCTGGCGGCCTCGGCCGTGGCGGCGCTCACCCGCTGAGCGCGCGCCCCCGGCCGATTCCGTACACCGGGGTGATGTCCCGCACAGAGGCGTCCGAGCGCGTTTTTCGGGGGTCCCCGGGCATCCGCTACTGTGGTCGGCGGGCCGCCCACCGGGCCGTCCGGAGCATGCGCCGAGCGTGCGCCAGGACCGTCCGGGCGAAGCCCCAGGCACTGCCGTCACCCCCTCCGAGCGGCGTTGCCCACGGGGTGAGCACGGGGCAGGCGTAGTCACTCGTTCGGGACCGTAACCGGTGACCCCCGACCGTATTCACGGTTGAGCCATACGGACAGCCAGGCCCCCGATGAACGGACGTGCTCAACATGCCGCCACGGCTCAGTGTCGTTGTCCCCGTCTACAACGTGGAACTCTTCCTGACGGACTGTCTGAAGTCCCTCGCGGAGCAGACCATGACCGACCTCGAGGTGGTGATGGTCGATGACGGGTCCACCGACGGCAGTGCGGCGCTGGCCGCGGAGTTCGCCGCGCAGGACGACCGCTTCCGGCTGGTGAGCCAGCAGAACGGCGGGCTGGGGCACGCCCGTAACACCGGTGTCCGCAACTGCGATCCGGAGAGCCGCTACCTGGCCTTCGTCGACAGCGACGACATCATCCCGCCGAACGCGTACGAACTGCTCGTCGGAGCGCTGGAGGAGACCGGCTCCGACCTCGCGTCCGGCAACGTGCTGCGGCTGCGCGCCGGCGGCAAGCTCCAGCAGTCGCCGATGTTCCGCAAGCCGATGGCGACGACCCGGATGCGCACCCACGTCTCCCGCGACCTGGAGCTCCTCGGGGACCGGATCGCCTGCAACAAGGTCTTCCGCCGCTCCTTCTGGGACAAGCACGAGTTCGCCTTCCCGGTCGGCGCGCTCTACGAGGACATCCCCGTCGTGCTGCCGGCCCACTTCCTGGCCGGTTCCGTCGACATCGTGAAGGACCCCGTCTACCACTGGCGGGACCGGCCGGGGTCGATCACCACCAGCCGGGCCGTCGTGCGCGGCGTCCGCGACCGGGTCGCGCACGTACAGGGGGTCTCCACCTTCCTCGCGGAGAACCGCCCGGCCGCCGACAAGAACCACTACGAGGCGCACGCCCTCGCCAACGACCTCTGGTACTTCATGGAGGTGCTCCCCGACGGCGACGAGGAGTACCGCGAGGCCTTCCTGACGCACTGCAACGCGTTCATCGACCAGGTCGACCCGAAGGTCCTGGACGGACTCCCGCTGCGGCTGCGCCTGATGTGGTACCTGGTGCGCGAACACCGCATGGCGGAACTGCTCGCGCTCCTCGCCTACGACAAGCGCGAGCCCGGCGCGTTCGCCGTACGCGGCGTGCGCCGCCGGCAGGCCGGGTACCCGGTGCTGAAGCAGCCGGTCCCGGCCCAGGTGCTGCGCGTGGCCGACCGCGACCTCCCGCTCGCCGCCCGGCTGCGGGACGCGCAGTGGCGCGACGGCAAGCTACACCTCACGGGATACGCCTACATCCGTAACCTGCCCGTGAGTTCGGGCCCGAGCGAGCTCCGGATCGGCTGGCTGCGGGCCGGCCGGCGCCACGTGGTGCCGCTGCGGCTGCGCAGGACCGACGAGCCGGAGGCCACCGCGCGCTCCCGCCAGAGCCTGCACGACTACGACCGGGCGGGCTTCGAGGCGGTCATCGACCCGGCGAAGCTCCGCATCGCCGCCGACGGCACCCCCAAGCAGCGCAGCTGGAACC contains:
- a CDS encoding ABC transporter ATP-binding protein, which encodes MADSTSPGVPTVVVDDVHITYKVNGARAGKGSATSALSRLASRRQSPGVREVHAVKGVSFAAYKGEAIGLIGSNGSGKSTLLKAIAGLLPATRGRVHTQGQPSLLGVNAALMSDLTGERNVVLGGLAMGMTRAEIRERYEEIVEFSGINEKGDFITLPMRTYSSGMGARLRFSIAAAKNHDVLLIDEALSTGDAKFQRRSKDRIIELREQAGTVFLVSHHNKSITETCDRAIWLEAGTLRMDGPAKEVVAAYEKFTKKK
- a CDS encoding ABC transporter permease, yielding MVSQTTAPAAPATTVVTPPATSPPVYAPGELAALAARHGLTVSGARPALPAYVRQLWGRRHFITAFATAKLTAQYSQAKLGQIWQIMTPLLNATVYYFIFGVLMKTKHGVPDYVPFLVTGVFIWTFTSSSITAGTRAISGNIGLVRALHFPRASLPVALALQQLQQLVFSLGALVVILLVFGQYPQPSWLLALPALALQAVFNTGISMVMARLAARTPDIAQLTPFILRTWMYASGVMWSIGTMLQGDRVPHAVKLALEINPAAVFIDLMRFALIDSFDGGQLPPHVWLIATGWALVCGVGGFIYFWQAEESYGRG
- a CDS encoding TetR/AcrR family transcriptional regulator, yielding MILAMTTDPGSRRRAPAGAAVLREDVTDAIRSAVFEELASVGFARMSIEGIARRAGVGKTAVYRRWKSKLHLVLDLVSAVAVQGMPAPATGSLYGDVRAVLELAAYALRHPLASQVIPDLLVEAARNPEISDTIKAALLDPQLGIAAVVVRDAVARGELPEGSDPDRALDLIVGPLYWRLAVVRGELPPGYLDDLAASAVAALTR